A genome region from Cystobacter fuscus DSM 2262 includes the following:
- a CDS encoding imm11 family protein, giving the protein MRRYFQLSDDMGTRGRWLLDGPVDEQGKKIDPEQFLAGRSLELAEKMSCLQLVPGHPLDFSEAALGIPMVSQRLKELLERLSVEAVQFFPVRVVSHDAPWFALNATRLVECIDESRCLRVEHWTQADGAPERVGEYRVVERMRIDPSRVSGARLFRTWGWPVLVVSEDLKHAMEKEGITGTKFSEV; this is encoded by the coding sequence TTGAGACGCTATTTCCAATTGAGTGATGACATGGGGACGCGAGGCCGCTGGTTGCTCGACGGCCCCGTGGATGAGCAAGGCAAGAAAATAGACCCCGAACAGTTCCTGGCGGGCAGGTCCCTGGAACTCGCGGAGAAGATGAGTTGCCTCCAGCTCGTTCCTGGACATCCGTTGGACTTCAGCGAGGCAGCACTTGGCATCCCCATGGTGAGTCAGAGACTGAAGGAACTCCTCGAACGCTTGAGTGTGGAGGCAGTGCAGTTCTTTCCGGTCCGGGTGGTGTCTCACGACGCTCCCTGGTTCGCGCTCAATGCCACCCGATTGGTGGAGTGCATCGACGAATCGCGATGCCTTCGCGTTGAGCACTGGACGCAGGCGGATGGAGCACCTGAGCGCGTGGGCGAATACCGCGTCGTCGAGCGCATGCGAATCGATCCCAGTCGAGTGAGCGGGGCCCGTCTCTTTCGAACCTGGGGGTGGCCCGTGCTCGTGGTCTCCGAAGACCTCAAGCATGCAATGGAGAAGGAAGGGATCACCGGCACGAAGTTCAGTGAGGTGTGA
- a CDS encoding AHH domain-containing protein has protein sequence MRTTPVVLLRVVLVLSLPLVSSCTTLPENRSGGDGWQPQSRPVQVTQLPEGRLRLDFEPLPADLVWETLRVEDARAELAEFQRAFRPALQPRLRRIMVSSGPWIASTGTPSAREQQLRQEFLSRLGESFLPLPDTVENSRLYMALKLSTRYMGPGLRDAAMELFNSPAFLTSVTLSVFVYFSAWVLPEPFFSKTFAAALTIRLALAVGLLELSHLARACVRLYREVDEAVTMAELEAVAERFGRAMGGTALRVLVIVAGAGIGRALPNIPEGGLGALLTPPRYAAVGNLVVEGTATAHVVADGTLVIAGAAVGTAASVLGSGCNDGNQSVAGYSRHHLATDKNDTSAARGGPWTPLFARLFAQAGMSLDDPANIVQLKGHYGPHPQEYHEEVYRRLRFALLRCPNEDACRGRLAAELRRIAEEVCTPGSLLNNLLTK, from the coding sequence ATGAGGACAACTCCCGTCGTCCTACTCCGCGTGGTCTTGGTCCTGAGCCTTCCTCTGGTCTCCTCGTGTACCACTCTCCCGGAGAATCGCTCAGGAGGTGATGGATGGCAGCCACAGTCCAGGCCCGTGCAAGTCACTCAGCTCCCCGAAGGGCGGCTACGGCTTGATTTCGAGCCACTACCCGCCGACCTGGTCTGGGAAACGCTGAGGGTGGAGGACGCACGCGCGGAACTCGCCGAGTTCCAACGGGCCTTTCGGCCAGCGCTTCAGCCACGGCTTCGCCGTATCATGGTCTCATCCGGTCCCTGGATCGCATCCACTGGCACCCCATCGGCGAGGGAGCAACAACTGCGGCAGGAGTTTCTCTCCCGTTTAGGGGAGTCCTTTCTGCCACTGCCGGATACCGTGGAGAACAGTCGCCTCTACATGGCCCTCAAGTTGTCGACTCGCTACATGGGTCCGGGCCTCCGCGATGCCGCCATGGAGCTGTTCAACTCTCCTGCCTTCCTCACCAGCGTCACCCTCTCGGTTTTCGTATACTTCTCCGCTTGGGTTCTCCCCGAACCCTTCTTCTCCAAAACCTTCGCTGCCGCACTGACGATTCGTCTGGCGCTGGCGGTAGGATTGCTGGAACTCTCTCATCTGGCACGGGCGTGTGTACGATTGTACCGGGAAGTGGATGAGGCAGTCACGATGGCGGAGTTGGAGGCCGTAGCAGAACGTTTCGGCAGGGCCATGGGAGGCACCGCTCTGCGGGTTCTGGTCATCGTGGCTGGAGCGGGCATTGGCCGGGCACTTCCCAATATACCCGAGGGAGGATTGGGAGCTCTGCTGACGCCTCCTCGCTACGCGGCAGTAGGGAACCTCGTCGTTGAGGGCACAGCCACTGCCCATGTAGTAGCTGATGGTACGCTTGTGATCGCAGGCGCAGCGGTGGGAACCGCGGCTTCGGTCCTGGGCTCAGGCTGCAACGATGGGAATCAGAGTGTAGCTGGTTACTCGCGGCACCACCTGGCCACCGACAAGAATGATACCTCAGCAGCTAGAGGAGGACCTTGGACTCCTTTGTTTGCACGACTCTTTGCACAAGCTGGCATGAGCCTGGACGATCCCGCGAACATCGTCCAGCTCAAGGGGCACTACGGACCGCATCCACAAGAGTATCACGAAGAGGTCTATAGGCGTCTGCGCTTTGCATTGCTGCGATGCCCGAATGAGGATGCGTGCCGAGGACGGCTTGCCGCTGAACTCAGGCGTATTGCAGAAGAGGTTTGTACGCCGGGCTCTTTGCTGAACAACCTGCTTACGAAGTGA
- a CDS encoding alpha/beta fold hydrolase, producing MNRRDLLKSTVLTTATLSLSGPGPQAHAAPRAESKTFLLVHGAWHNSLHWGRVAQHLSGLGHRVVSIDLPGHGLNARFPSSYLAGDWAKFAEEPSPQRDLRLEECASAVVDALKTLRGASRPILVGHSMGGAVITRAGELAPELVGRLVYLSAYCPVRLKKPSAYGELPEAKTGYGDKLFVGNPAALGAARINPRGDAAYLEALRGTYYNDVETQQFLPFALMLTPDLPVALWTSEVIATRERWGRIPRSYLRCTKDRATAPALQDLMIREADAFTPANKFEQKTLESSHSPFASQPARLAELLAGLKAG from the coding sequence ATGAACCGCAGAGACCTCCTGAAGAGCACCGTGCTCACCACCGCCACCCTGTCCCTCTCTGGACCCGGCCCCCAGGCCCACGCGGCCCCCCGGGCGGAGAGCAAGACCTTCCTCCTGGTGCACGGCGCCTGGCACAACTCCCTGCACTGGGGACGTGTCGCGCAGCACCTCTCCGGCCTCGGCCACCGCGTGGTGTCGATCGATCTGCCGGGCCACGGCCTCAATGCCCGCTTCCCCTCCTCGTACCTCGCGGGGGACTGGGCCAAGTTCGCCGAGGAGCCCTCGCCGCAGCGAGATCTCCGCCTCGAGGAGTGCGCCTCGGCGGTGGTCGACGCCCTCAAGACGCTGCGGGGGGCGAGCCGGCCGATCCTCGTCGGCCACAGCATGGGCGGAGCGGTGATTACCCGGGCGGGTGAGCTCGCCCCCGAGCTGGTGGGCCGGCTGGTCTATCTGAGTGCCTATTGCCCCGTGCGGCTGAAGAAGCCGAGCGCCTATGGGGAACTGCCCGAGGCGAAGACCGGCTACGGAGACAAGCTCTTCGTGGGGAACCCGGCGGCCCTGGGGGCGGCCCGCATCAATCCGCGCGGGGATGCCGCGTACCTCGAGGCGCTGCGCGGGACCTACTACAACGACGTGGAGACCCAGCAGTTCCTGCCCTTCGCGCTCATGCTCACACCAGACCTCCCGGTCGCCCTGTGGACGTCCGAGGTCATCGCGACGCGCGAGCGCTGGGGCCGCATCCCGCGCAGCTACCTCCGTTGCACCAAGGACCGCGCCACGGCGCCCGCCCTCCAGGATTTGATGATCCGCGAGGCGGATGCCTTCACTCCCGCCAACAAGTTCGAGCAGAAGACCCTGGAGTCGAGCCACTCGCCCTTCGCGTCGCAGCCGGCACGGCTCGCCGAACTCCTGGCGGGCCTCAAGGCGGGGTGA
- a CDS encoding S8 family peptidase, with amino-acid sequence MTKASFLKFHVTPTVLLGLSLLAAPCAEAAKVLEPRLSTVKPTTPELDEETPVQRLVVKFHEGTRVRLRGGVMQILSEERDADERGRMQRHHVTDVRLNTDVSELQRMVQNKARGRRPERLFREPESTLAARKHLAEELSGKEMADLDLYYELPLEPGMQAADVNELVMQLNALDSVEIAYAEPVSWTASVSAWDARGNATASYELKQGYLDAAPVGIDARYAWSVPGGRGQGVRLIDVEGAWNSRHEDLPAFFYWGGEQLQGVDWRDHGTAVMGVMVGQDNGYGITGIANGAMAGRQGIATQSMASAIQHAARAAGRGGVVLVELQAPGPKTQKGCACNLSQCNYVPLEYWRANFDAIAQATAHGVHVVEAAGNGGADLDDAAYHGAFDRAVRDSGAILVGASSATGHVPMCWTNHGSRVDVHSWGEKVVTLGFGDLSGLGENRGYTDSFNGTSSAAPIVAGAVAALQGAAFAAGKGPVPPREMRALLRTTGTPQAPSSKHIGPQPNLRRALQQVLAR; translated from the coding sequence ATGACGAAGGCCTCTTTCCTCAAGTTCCACGTAACGCCCACGGTACTGCTCGGCCTCAGCCTGCTGGCAGCGCCCTGTGCGGAGGCCGCCAAGGTTCTGGAGCCGCGGCTGTCCACGGTGAAGCCCACCACTCCCGAGCTGGACGAGGAGACACCGGTCCAGCGCCTGGTCGTGAAGTTCCACGAGGGGACGCGGGTGCGCCTGCGCGGCGGGGTGATGCAGATCCTCAGCGAGGAGCGCGACGCGGACGAGCGCGGTCGCATGCAGCGCCACCACGTCACCGACGTGCGGCTGAACACGGACGTCTCCGAGCTACAGCGCATGGTGCAGAACAAGGCCCGCGGGCGCCGGCCCGAGCGGCTGTTCCGCGAGCCCGAGTCCACCCTGGCCGCGCGCAAGCACCTGGCCGAGGAGCTCAGTGGCAAGGAGATGGCGGACCTGGACCTCTATTACGAGCTGCCGCTGGAGCCCGGCATGCAGGCGGCCGACGTGAACGAGCTGGTCATGCAGCTCAACGCGCTGGACAGCGTGGAGATCGCCTACGCCGAGCCCGTGTCGTGGACGGCCAGTGTGTCGGCGTGGGACGCGCGCGGCAACGCCACCGCGAGCTATGAGCTGAAGCAGGGCTACCTGGACGCGGCGCCCGTGGGCATCGACGCGCGCTACGCCTGGTCGGTGCCCGGCGGCCGGGGCCAGGGCGTGCGGCTCATCGACGTGGAGGGCGCCTGGAACAGTCGGCACGAGGATCTGCCGGCCTTCTTCTACTGGGGCGGCGAGCAGTTGCAGGGCGTGGACTGGCGCGACCACGGCACCGCGGTGATGGGGGTGATGGTGGGCCAGGACAATGGGTATGGCATCACCGGCATCGCGAACGGGGCCATGGCGGGACGCCAGGGCATCGCCACCCAGAGCATGGCGAGCGCCATCCAGCACGCGGCGCGCGCCGCGGGCCGGGGCGGCGTGGTCCTGGTGGAGTTGCAGGCCCCGGGCCCCAAGACCCAGAAGGGCTGCGCCTGCAATCTCAGCCAGTGCAACTACGTGCCCCTGGAGTACTGGCGGGCCAACTTCGACGCCATCGCGCAGGCCACCGCCCACGGCGTACACGTGGTGGAGGCGGCCGGCAATGGCGGCGCGGACCTGGATGATGCCGCCTACCATGGCGCCTTCGACCGGGCGGTGCGCGACTCGGGCGCCATCCTCGTGGGCGCCAGCTCCGCCACCGGCCACGTCCCCATGTGCTGGACCAACCACGGCTCGCGCGTGGACGTGCACAGCTGGGGCGAGAAGGTCGTCACCCTGGGCTTTGGCGACCTGAGCGGCCTGGGCGAGAACCGGGGCTACACGGACTCCTTCAATGGCACCTCGAGCGCGGCCCCCATCGTGGCCGGAGCGGTGGCCGCCCTCCAGGGCGCCGCGTTCGCCGCGGGCAAGGGCCCCGTGCCTCCCCGCGAGATGCGCGCGCTGCTGCGCACCACCGGCACGCCCCAGGCGCCCTCCTCCAAGCACATCGGCCCCCAGCCCAACCTGCGCCGGGCCCTCCAGCAGGTGCTCGCGCGCTGA
- a CDS encoding aromatic ring-hydroxylating oxygenase subunit alpha, which produces MRNPTDASPLALVTTPAVDLEAEADLSRCGALKDYWYVACLSSELTSREPLARTFFGTRVVLFRDERGQPVALLDRCLHRNARLSAGAVFGGRLGCPYHGWVYDGSGAVVEVPSLGPSQCGESLDAQGHARAGLQVRPCDLGRVRRFDTLEQDGLVFVFMGGDSRRARRPAFRVPFWGQPEWNVYFMVTRFPNGVTNLVENFMDVPHTVFVHEGWFRRKARKRVPATVKRSEGSVLVTYKQEQDTVTGLGRLFNPGGLPMVHTDHFFAPNVTRVDYMWGERSGFAINSQITPIGPTDSLVYTAISYRLPYDLPRALVGQALKPLVRWYTTQVIRQDVEVMKVQREGLLNGPGGGVFSGTEADLLHADIEAYRRWLLEGGEGAGPTDEERNIAFWI; this is translated from the coding sequence ATGAGGAATCCCACCGATGCTTCACCGCTCGCGCTCGTCACCACGCCCGCCGTGGACCTCGAGGCCGAGGCGGACTTGTCCCGCTGTGGGGCGCTCAAGGACTACTGGTACGTGGCGTGTCTGTCCTCGGAGCTGACCTCGCGCGAGCCGCTGGCGCGCACCTTCTTCGGCACGCGGGTGGTGCTCTTCCGTGACGAGCGGGGCCAGCCCGTGGCGCTGCTCGACCGGTGTCTGCACCGCAACGCGCGTCTGTCCGCGGGGGCTGTCTTCGGGGGACGTCTGGGCTGTCCGTATCACGGGTGGGTGTATGACGGCTCGGGGGCGGTGGTGGAGGTTCCGTCGCTCGGACCGTCGCAGTGTGGCGAGTCGCTGGACGCGCAGGGGCATGCGCGCGCGGGCCTCCAGGTGCGCCCGTGCGATCTGGGCCGGGTGCGGCGCTTCGACACGCTGGAGCAGGACGGGCTCGTGTTCGTCTTCATGGGAGGCGATTCACGGCGCGCGCGCCGTCCCGCCTTCCGGGTGCCGTTCTGGGGCCAGCCCGAATGGAATGTCTATTTCATGGTGACGCGCTTCCCCAACGGGGTGACCAACCTCGTGGAGAACTTCATGGACGTGCCGCACACGGTCTTCGTCCACGAGGGGTGGTTCCGCCGCAAGGCGCGCAAGCGCGTGCCCGCCACGGTGAAGCGCTCGGAGGGCAGCGTGCTCGTGACCTACAAGCAGGAGCAGGACACGGTCACGGGGCTCGGGCGTCTGTTCAATCCGGGGGGACTGCCCATGGTGCACACCGACCACTTCTTCGCGCCCAACGTCACGCGGGTGGATTACATGTGGGGGGAGCGCAGCGGGTTCGCCATCAACTCGCAAATCACTCCCATTGGTCCCACCGATAGCCTCGTATATACGGCCATCAGCTACCGGCTGCCGTATGACCTGCCGCGTGCGCTCGTGGGGCAGGCGCTCAAGCCGCTGGTGCGCTGGTACACCACGCAGGTGATTCGCCAGGACGTGGAGGTGATGAAGGTGCAGCGAGAGGGATTGCTCAACGGGCCTGGAGGGGGCGTCTTCTCCGGCACCGAGGCGGATCTGCTCCACGCGGACATCGAGGCGTATCGCCGCTGGTTGCTCGAGGGCGGGGAGGGCGCGGGCCCCACGGACGAGGAGCGGAACATCGCCTTCTGGATTTGA
- a CDS encoding DUF3185 family protein, which yields MGIVRILGIMLLVAGTVFLVSAWRATDSMVERAAQKLTGRYTESTQRDLAIGGAGVVGGVLLLALGGGKRRR from the coding sequence GTGGGGATTGTCCGCATCCTGGGAATCATGCTCCTTGTCGCTGGCACCGTGTTCCTGGTGAGTGCCTGGCGCGCCACCGACTCCATGGTGGAGCGCGCCGCGCAGAAGCTCACCGGGCGCTACACCGAGAGCACCCAGCGCGACCTGGCCATCGGTGGAGCTGGAGTGGTGGGCGGCGTGTTGCTCCTCGCCCTGGGAGGAGGCAAGCGCCGCCGCTAG
- a CDS encoding GH3 auxin-responsive promoter family protein, which produces MMLSGLRVALAPSALRFHQSLSRPERAQAECLSRVLRAVEGTTQAARLPGFPRVRTAREFQDAVPLSTPDSVLADVEAIKAGEPRVLTRAPVSRFEPSGGSSGASKYIPVTQGLLGEFHHALAPMLFDLLTARPALRAGPSYWSISPIGRKQGRTPGGIPVGSVEDSAYFPRFLQPLLTRVFAVPGAVAHLPDVESCRYVTLWFLVAREDLALVSVWNPSFLTLLMDALERHGERLADDLERGMCRPPGGSGGEVGAVLARMRFSPQPRRARVLRESLRSGLRGLALWPRLSLLSMWTDAQAAHAVEPVRLRFPGVEIQGKGLLATEGVVTLPLFAAPAPVLAVRSHFFEFLEPEHPEARPRLAHELEAGRTYSVLLSTSGGLLRYHLGDLVRVEGFHHATPCLRFLGRADAVSDLVGEKLSAHRVSTVLSSMLSRVLGQSPSFAMMAPEWETPAPPAYRLFVDTDVPEARLEASARAIEDALCEGYHYRYARELGQLGPVRVLRVTEGARHYEARCIALGQRAGDIKPTDFHRRSGWTAWFSQRGTSS; this is translated from the coding sequence ATGATGCTGTCGGGCCTCCGGGTGGCGCTGGCCCCGTCGGCGCTCCGGTTCCACCAGTCGCTCTCGCGTCCCGAGCGGGCCCAGGCGGAGTGTCTGTCCCGCGTCCTGCGCGCCGTCGAGGGCACCACGCAGGCCGCGCGGCTCCCGGGCTTCCCGCGCGTGCGCACCGCGCGCGAGTTCCAGGACGCCGTGCCCCTGTCCACGCCGGATTCGGTGCTCGCGGACGTCGAGGCGATCAAGGCCGGGGAGCCGCGGGTCCTCACGCGTGCGCCGGTGTCGCGTTTCGAGCCCTCCGGGGGCTCATCGGGAGCGTCCAAGTACATCCCCGTCACCCAGGGGTTGCTCGGCGAGTTCCACCATGCGCTCGCGCCCATGTTGTTCGACCTGCTGACCGCGCGCCCCGCGCTGCGCGCCGGTCCGAGCTACTGGTCCATCTCGCCCATCGGTCGCAAGCAGGGGCGCACGCCGGGAGGCATTCCCGTGGGCAGCGTGGAGGACTCCGCGTACTTCCCCCGCTTCCTGCAACCGTTGCTCACGCGCGTGTTCGCCGTGCCGGGCGCCGTGGCCCATCTGCCCGATGTGGAGTCCTGCCGGTACGTGACGCTGTGGTTCCTCGTGGCCCGGGAGGACCTGGCCCTGGTGAGCGTCTGGAACCCGAGCTTCCTCACGCTGCTGATGGACGCGCTGGAGCGGCACGGAGAGCGGCTGGCGGATGACCTGGAGCGCGGGATGTGCAGGCCTCCGGGAGGGAGTGGGGGAGAGGTGGGGGCGGTGCTCGCGCGGATGCGCTTCTCGCCCCAGCCCCGGCGGGCCCGGGTGCTCCGGGAGTCCTTGCGCTCGGGGTTGAGAGGCCTCGCGCTCTGGCCGCGACTGTCATTGTTGAGCATGTGGACGGATGCCCAGGCCGCGCATGCCGTGGAGCCGGTCCGTCTGCGTTTTCCGGGCGTGGAGATCCAGGGAAAGGGATTGCTCGCCACCGAGGGCGTCGTCACGCTGCCCCTCTTCGCTGCCCCCGCGCCCGTGCTCGCCGTGCGCAGCCACTTCTTCGAGTTCCTCGAGCCCGAGCACCCCGAGGCCCGGCCGCGGCTCGCCCACGAGCTGGAGGCGGGGCGCACCTATTCCGTGTTGCTCTCCACGTCCGGAGGGCTGCTGCGCTACCACCTGGGAGACCTGGTCCGGGTCGAGGGCTTCCATCACGCCACCCCGTGTCTGCGTTTTCTCGGCCGCGCCGATGCCGTGAGCGATCTGGTGGGAGAGAAGCTCTCCGCCCACCGCGTCTCCACCGTGCTGTCCTCCATGCTGTCCCGGGTGCTCGGTCAGTCTCCGTCCTTCGCCATGATGGCGCCCGAGTGGGAGACCCCGGCGCCTCCGGCGTACCGGCTCTTCGTCGACACCGACGTGCCCGAGGCGCGTCTGGAGGCGAGTGCCCGGGCGATCGAGGACGCCCTGTGCGAGGGCTATCACTACCGCTATGCCCGCGAGCTGGGACAGCTCGGGCCGGTGCGCGTCCTGCGCGTCACCGAGGGGGCGCGCCACTATGAGGCCCGCTGCATCGCGCTGGGCCAGCGCGCCGGGGACATCAAACCCACCGACTTTCATCGCCGGTCCGGCTGGACCGCGTGGTTCTCGCAACGAGGAACGTCTTCATGA
- a CDS encoding MerR family transcriptional regulator: MNIGQLSRLSGASARSIRHYEKAGLLVSSRRSNGYREFGPDAVLRVQHIARMIRLGFSLEEIATFSPCMFRSESTAICPDALAAHQEKLADIERQIAELEARRARLIETLSHAAPASLPWRRVASAKRG; the protein is encoded by the coding sequence ATGAACATCGGACAGCTTTCCAGACTGTCGGGCGCGAGCGCGCGCTCGATCCGCCATTACGAGAAGGCGGGGCTGCTCGTCTCGAGCCGCCGGAGCAATGGCTACCGGGAGTTCGGCCCCGACGCCGTGCTCCGGGTCCAGCACATCGCCCGTATGATCCGTCTGGGTTTTTCCCTCGAGGAGATCGCCACCTTCTCCCCGTGCATGTTCAGGAGCGAGTCGACCGCCATCTGCCCGGACGCACTCGCCGCGCACCAGGAGAAGCTCGCCGACATCGAGCGTCAGATCGCCGAACTAGAGGCCCGTCGTGCCCGGCTCATCGAAACGCTCTCACACGCGGCCCCCGCCAGCCTCCCCTGGCGAAGGGTCGCCTCCGCCAAACGAGGATGA
- a CDS encoding FG-GAP-like repeat-containing protein, whose product MTAQPSMAPAVPMPPRPQSVRWGWVWPTWSDPRIPFAAILTLYGVLGFSFFGFNRSPAQMAAIVVSGSALDAGLTWLLYRRKVVPLSGYISCCSLALLLNYSHSSWMLLLPVWLTIGSKYVLTFQGRHVFNPSMFGVATSLLFTRELITAAPAYQWANGEVALSAFIIMAALVLFFFRVGRGWLVVSFLFFYALQTALRAYILRHHLPPEVLFLGTLGAPPFFIFTFYMITDPGTSPKRPRDQIILAFALTFVDLLLHLKESVFTFFYAALTCATARFLFLHGRELWRQGPRAYASGLFSREPLQRFGAVGGLGLALAAGYFLVIAPSASVRPLPFHMERLEAAHTGLGSTMGDVLTHADPRVLHVSKWVLSVGDAVATGDFDGDGRLDVFLSNALKSDGDRAALFRNVGDLRFERVKVPALERIAANYTTDGAAAGGTFVDYDGDGDQDLAIAVAFGPSRLLRNLLRETGSATFEDVTTHAGVGDHSVSLAVTMLDFDRDGHLDFFVANALTTHLPDYATPTPFNFFHLPAPEYPGDRRMLRFMHNGWHDADNGGLNALYRGRGDGTFEKVDSAAIGFKETRWSLAVSTVDLNQDGWTDLYIANDFGPDEIYLNEQGKHFRRIRGSLFGDIGKDTYKGMNASVADFDRNGWLDVYVSNVHHSLQAEGSLLWMVSPGQEPFVPTFKDEATFRGALNERRFGWGAAAGDLDNDGWPDIVQANGHIDDRLDHLIDSGRKDYWYINHKLMQSGPEVHTYADKWGDIRGRTVYPNEARRAYLNLGDDKPGHFVDVAKELGLEDPDNSRGVLLADLDNDGDLDALITNQHGPVSAYRNTLREGEGRDKAHFVGLSLVGEGRHTSRSAVGTRVVVSYDEGGRHVEQVQEVGLMGGLGASADPRLHFGVGSHTGPVTATLHWYGGQTQSVQLDVDRYHVIHQPAVTADARDSH is encoded by the coding sequence ATGACAGCACAGCCGTCCATGGCACCCGCCGTGCCCATGCCCCCGCGTCCCCAGTCCGTCCGCTGGGGGTGGGTCTGGCCCACCTGGAGCGATCCGCGCATTCCCTTCGCGGCCATCCTCACCCTCTACGGGGTGCTGGGCTTCTCCTTCTTCGGCTTCAACCGCAGCCCGGCGCAGATGGCGGCCATCGTCGTGAGCGGCAGTGCGCTGGACGCGGGGCTCACCTGGCTGCTGTACCGGCGCAAGGTGGTGCCCCTGAGCGGCTACATCTCCTGCTGCTCGCTGGCGCTGCTGCTCAACTACTCGCACTCGAGCTGGATGCTGCTCCTGCCGGTGTGGCTCACCATCGGCTCGAAGTACGTGCTCACCTTCCAGGGGCGCCACGTCTTCAACCCGTCCATGTTCGGCGTGGCCACCTCGCTGCTCTTCACCCGCGAGCTCATCACCGCCGCGCCCGCCTATCAGTGGGCCAACGGGGAAGTCGCCCTGAGCGCCTTCATCATCATGGCGGCGCTGGTGCTCTTCTTCTTCCGCGTGGGCCGCGGGTGGCTCGTGGTGAGCTTCCTCTTCTTCTACGCGCTGCAGACGGCCCTGCGCGCCTATATCCTTCGCCACCACCTGCCCCCCGAGGTGCTCTTCCTGGGCACGCTCGGCGCGCCCCCCTTCTTCATCTTCACCTTCTACATGATCACCGATCCCGGCACGTCCCCGAAGCGGCCCCGGGATCAGATCATCCTCGCCTTCGCCCTCACCTTCGTGGACCTGCTGCTCCACCTCAAGGAGAGCGTCTTCACCTTCTTCTACGCGGCGCTCACCTGCGCCACCGCGCGCTTCCTCTTCCTGCATGGCCGCGAGCTGTGGCGCCAGGGGCCTCGCGCCTACGCCTCGGGCCTGTTCTCCCGCGAGCCCCTCCAGCGCTTCGGCGCGGTGGGCGGACTGGGGCTCGCGCTGGCGGCGGGGTACTTCCTCGTCATCGCGCCCTCCGCGAGCGTGCGGCCGCTGCCCTTCCACATGGAGCGCCTGGAGGCCGCGCACACCGGGCTGGGCTCCACCATGGGGGATGTGTTGACGCACGCGGATCCACGCGTGCTGCACGTGTCCAAGTGGGTGCTGAGCGTGGGCGACGCGGTGGCCACGGGCGACTTCGACGGGGATGGGCGGTTGGATGTGTTCCTGTCCAACGCGCTCAAGTCGGACGGGGATCGCGCGGCGCTCTTCCGCAACGTGGGCGACCTGCGCTTCGAGCGCGTGAAGGTGCCCGCCCTGGAGCGCATCGCCGCGAACTACACCACCGATGGCGCGGCCGCCGGGGGCACCTTCGTGGACTACGACGGGGATGGGGACCAGGACCTGGCCATCGCCGTGGCCTTCGGGCCCTCTCGGCTCTTGCGCAACCTGCTGCGCGAGACGGGCAGCGCCACCTTCGAGGACGTCACCACGCACGCGGGCGTGGGCGACCACTCGGTGAGCCTCGCCGTGACGATGCTCGACTTCGACCGGGATGGACACCTGGACTTCTTCGTGGCCAACGCGCTCACCACGCACCTGCCGGACTACGCCACGCCCACGCCCTTCAACTTCTTCCACCTGCCCGCGCCCGAGTACCCCGGAGACCGGCGCATGCTCCGCTTCATGCACAATGGCTGGCATGACGCCGACAACGGCGGGCTCAACGCGCTCTATCGCGGCCGGGGCGACGGCACCTTCGAGAAGGTGGATTCCGCCGCGATTGGCTTCAAGGAGACGCGCTGGTCGCTCGCCGTCAGCACCGTGGACCTGAACCAGGATGGCTGGACGGATCTCTACATCGCCAATGACTTCGGTCCGGACGAGATCTACCTCAACGAGCAGGGCAAGCACTTCCGCCGCATCCGGGGTTCGCTGTTCGGAGACATCGGCAAGGACACCTACAAGGGCATGAACGCCTCCGTGGCGGACTTCGACCGCAATGGCTGGTTGGATGTCTATGTGTCCAACGTGCACCACTCCCTTCAGGCCGAGGGCAGTCTGCTGTGGATGGTGTCCCCGGGGCAGGAGCCGTTCGTTCCCACGTTCAAGGACGAGGCCACCTTCCGGGGCGCGCTCAACGAGCGGCGCTTCGGCTGGGGCGCGGCGGCGGGGGATCTCGACAACGATGGTTGGCCAGACATCGTGCAGGCCAATGGCCACATCGATGACCGGTTGGATCACCTCATCGACTCGGGCCGCAAGGATTACTGGTACATCAATCACAAGCTGATGCAGTCCGGTCCCGAGGTGCACACGTACGCGGACAAGTGGGGGGACATCCGCGGGCGCACCGTCTACCCGAACGAGGCGCGGCGGGCGTACCTCAACCTCGGGGACGACAAGCCCGGCCACTTCGTGGACGTGGCGAAGGAACTGGGCCTGGAGGATCCGGACAACTCGCGCGGCGTGTTGCTCGCGGACCTGGACAACGATGGCGACCTGGACGCGCTCATCACCAATCAACACGGGCCCGTGTCCGCCTACCGCAACACCCTGCGCGAGGGCGAGGGCCGGGACAAGGCGCACTTCGTGGGGCTGTCCCTGGTGGGCGAGGGCCGACACACCTCCCGGAGCGCCGTGGGCACGCGGGTCGTCGTGTCCTATGACGAGGGCGGCCGGCACGTGGAGCAGGTGCAAGAGGTGGGGTTGATGGGCGGCCTGGGCGCCTCGGCGGATCCCCGGCTGCACTTCGGGGTGGGAAGCCACACGGGCCCCGTGACGGCGACCCTTCACTGGTACGGCGGACAGACGCAATCCGTGCAGCTCGACGTGGATCGCTACCACGTCATCCACCAGCCCGCCGTCACCGCGGACGCGCGGGACAGTCATTGA